The Macadamia integrifolia cultivar HAES 741 chromosome 4, SCU_Mint_v3, whole genome shotgun sequence genome contains the following window.
ACCTGGGGACTACCTCCTTTGGAATTCCTTCCTTCAGCTCTTCAACAGTCTGTtactaaatttaaaaatttcaatCAACCTTTGGACTCCCGGATTCTCTTCGTCCAATTCTTTATCTTATACAAAGTTTCCTGGATTCTTCAATGGAAGtatctaaggatgtgaatttgtaaccgaaaccgtttaccgaaaccaaaccgatccatttacactgaaaccgcaaaaccatttaaaccgaaccgttaaaaccgtttaaattgtttaaaccgatccgattaatccgtataacaattaaataaagaaaaggcagtaatccgtataacaattaacaattaaattaagtgtccatcctgttttggtatgatttattgcaattcagttcaagtttaggctttagatcatgaacttgtaacccatatatgttactatgttattatgttatcatagatggggtattttggctgaaccacctgtcattttaatattttatactgtagaaggctggatttggatgttgtatgatattagttctaaatgtttgagaatgaccatgcaaagaaatagtaCTAGATtgtcaaattaagacataccatcgttaatatagaatctcttatttgtggttgccaattattttttgataagcttatgatcttcagtttagagatggttgcaagttatatcAAATCGATTGtaaaccgttttacaaaccgtatggaataaatcgaaaccaaaatcgtttaaaatcgtgaaaccgacaccgtttagaaaccgcaccatttagaaaccgaaactgtttactaaacggtcacggtttcagaaagtagaaccgtttagtaaatggtgcggttatgtggttttagtcaaataaatgtgaacctaACCGATCCGCATcgtttaaatcgaaaccaaaccgattaacacccttagaaGTATCAGTTGACTAttgatgaatttgaagaataGAATTATGTTCTCACATTAGAACGACATATTATGgttaaatggtgggataaattcGACATTTCACCTTTAACTAGTTCGCGATTTGTGCCTAAAAAGGGCATTAGTTTGGATATGTTCCTTGCATCCACAACGGCAACCCAGACGCCTTTTTTGAACATCTTCAACACTGTTAGGCGTCGTCTTCTATATTTATCTGATGAACAGATCCGAGAGTGAATTTTAACCGCTATCAGGTTTAATATTCAGCCCGACGACCCAACCCTGTCATCATCCTCCTCTGCATCGACTCTTCCTCTTTCGGATGACGGAAGCCAATTCGCTCAATGGCTTgagatatataaaaaaaaaaaaagaagtctcaCTACACCTTGACCCAGTGTCGTGATAATCAGACACGCTATTCTGATTCTTGCCAGATGTCAAGCATCCACATCTAGTGCCATTCGAGTCAGACTGACATCTTGACATGCGTCACGCAGCACTATAAGCGcattatagtgagtgtcacgGGTGGACGCTTTAATAATTCACCCAACTGAGACTCTTCTAGAAAACAGTGGGCCATCCCACGTGGAATGCTAGAGAATCTCATTCATAGCTTATTTTCAGTAACCCAGCTGGACTACACAATAATATAACTTTCGCCTGAAGCTTATCAGCTTCCAACAATTGCTTCACACCTTATTAGGTATTCCTAATTTGTGATAAGAACACCTTATCTTTAGTTGTTCAAAGGTCACATCTGGTTGGTTTGATGCCTTCTCGACCCCAACTCCATCAAGACCCATCAATGCATCTCTCAACCAAATTCAAGAAATTCTTGGTGTCCGCTATCTATAAAAGGAAGCTCCCTCTCCTTGAAAGGGCACGAAGAAATCTTAGCATTTTCTTTTCCAGCCTTGAGTGCTTATAATAAAGTGAGTAGAGTTTGCGTTTTCTCTTATTGGAGTGTGCTTGTAAGTAAAGTGAGAAAAGTTTGAATTGAAGTGTGAAATCCTGtaattgaaatatatatatatatatataagtcatGTTCTCTTTAAACTTATTATTTTCATGTATTATGCTTGCtattagaaagtataaaaatcAGTTTGCTATACTAGAGAATCTGTTAGATATTTCTTCTGCTTATATTGAATTCTATTGGTCTTTTTATTATCAAAATCCAGTATACTTCTCTTAGATTCTAAAAGAGGAAGTTGCCAATTTATCTGAAATCGAAACTAGGAAGGGGCAAATTCTTTGCCTTCTTGCTTCCCTCGCAGCTTAAAGCTTATCTTTCCTGATCCAGTGCAAATTTAGAATCACCTACGCATTCAACTACATGAATATTTTAAACCATTATGCAGGTTCACGTGAAGATATTGCATTCAAGGAACGCTAAAAGAAAATTCCACACAAAAGCACCACGTATAAGAGAAGTTGTTCCCTTACAATTAGACTGGGCAAGTCCAACCGATCCGATTCGTTGATCAAAATCATTGCTGCTAAGCCACAAAAGGTGTACCTATTGCAACAAATGTTCATGTTTCTGAGAGGTTTTCCACAAGAAAATGAAGACAGAAATGCAGAAGActaaaacacaaaaatcaaaCAGTATACAGAGATGAAGCAACCTAAATAGTTGCAGATAAATcaaccaatttttttattttattcctttaaCAGAAAATTGCTCCCTAAGTATATAAATGTagaacactttaaagtgttCCAAATAGAACACCAGAGAAACATGAAAAACATGAAATTTACTTCAAAGCCAAGCATTTGCCCAGAGATGAAACATACCCACCATGAGCTTCAGAACCAGGCTCTCcagcaataccaccttcataTGTCTGACAGCTACAAGGATGATGCAAATGAGGACGATAATTTGATCAGTTTATACACAAGTTGACAGACATTTAAGGAGAATGATCCATGTAGGTAAAATATCTAGTGCATTAATTATCGCGTATAAAAAGACAATTTTAGATGCATCTGGGTAGAACTCCAAGGAAATTCTATAGACAACTAAGCCATGTTGAGCTGCAAGTCAGAtatgaaaaagaaataacagaTGGATGAGGGAAGGTCCAAATATTATCTTAGAAAATAAATTGCAACTGCAATGCAAAACAAATTGCAAACAAACTACTTATGCCAACCTTAGGATATAATCTCCTACATTCTGCACCAGCTCATAATCCAAAATCTTCAAAACACTAGCAACCTGGTCAAAAGGAGATAAAGCCACAAAAGTCCACAAatgtaagaaagaaaaaggttgAGAAATATGTTATCATCAAGAGATGGTTTATTGAACTATAATCCAAGAGCAGCTGAGTATTCTGGTTTCCGATCGATCTTATTCCATGTACTAAGGGTCAGTTAGGACGAGCACCAATCTATATAGTGCAAATcaaaatgatgaatttttttttttttttttttttgcgggggTGGGCGGGGGACAACCCTTATAGATAATCCCATGCCATCCAAAAGTATAGAGAACCAAAACACAATCAGCATAACCCAAAAATAGCACCAACTGCATTATGGCATGTACAAATGTATCTGCTAATCGGCACCAGGATATGGAGTAGACATGTCCATACATGCCATGGAAAAATCAGTTAAGACAACATAAGCAAAGTTATTCACATAAAATATGAATTctatttaatgttttattgtcATAAATCAATCCAGTGAAAATAGTATTGAAATATAATAATTACAGAGCATATAGATGAGTTAAATGTGGTTAATTTACTTAAACAAAATGACTTGTTGGCTTCCTTTATGTGCTGAGAATTTCAAGCCATCTAGGTACTGCATGCAGTTGTGTCTGAAATGTCTTATCCAGACAATTTGATTTTATAGCTTCTAGAAACATATGCCAACCTGAAACTCGATTTATAATCACAAAACATACAAATACAATAATACAATAATAtccgagtttttttttttttgggggggaggtgGTGAGGGGGaaggagggagggggagggaacAGCTAACTTACAGAAATAGCAGTATAACAAGCCCGAACATCAATTTCACCTGCATCATGCATTCTGATGGGAAAAGAAGGGAAGTATGTAAATACATGAGgcaataatttaaaaatacaGGCCATGTTCTGATTTGTCAAAAATGTCAGAATTCCAATTCTTAACTAATAAAAGGAAATGCGAAAAATGAGGACACATTGATAAAATCACCATTAATAGATCAAATCTAGGACTTTCAAGAATcgtaaaattaaaatataaactgAAATCCACCACCCTCATATTCCACACACCTCTTCCTTAGTGTAAGAAACATTAAGCTGGGTTGACCCCACAAACTCAATTACGTTTGAAAATTAAGGAAACCCATGTTCACTAATACTCAATCATATTAAAGAGGATTACAAATGGTTTCTTGAGAACAGATTACCAGTAATTTTTCTTTGGGGgtccaaaattaaaaaatgcaAACAGGTCACAAGTATAAAACACCATTAAAGAATCTTGAGTTGTAAAAGGCATTACAgtgtaaaattttgaaattataaGGTATATTTTGTCCTATGATATTACCACCTTAGATTCTTTACCCTGTAGCAcgcaaaaataaattttggtcCCTGGGAAAACATAGTAATCCACTTTCAAGGGAACACATTCACAACCTTCATTGCAAAGAATGTGTTATGGCAGCCTACAAAAATGAGAACACCAACAAATCTGCTAGTACACCAAACTTTTTTGATCCATGGCAATTAGAGCCATCAAAGAGCAGAACAGACCACTCCAACATAATGTGTGAGCCCAAGCTACAGCTCAATTGATTGTTGAGATACATACAACAATGAAACAGCTGAAGTCCAGTATAAACACTAATGATAATATGATCCAACAAGCAATGAATAGGTATACAACCGCCAAAACAGAAAACTATCTCAATCAAAACATAGACAACCTTATCAAACCATGAATTGTACTGTAATAAAGATGTGGATCAAATTAAGCATTCATATCTAACATAAAAACAAATACACTAGTTTACTCCAACAACTTCTTTGTAAAACTGGAGTTCAGATGGAAAACAAGACCAGCAAAACATGTGCCTTCTGAAAGAAAGGCCAGAGAAGAGGAAAACAGTTTTACAGGACTGATAAAAACATACAAAGCCAGGGTTAGCTTCAGTTGTGCTTTAAAGCCGACAAGCCGTGTAAGCAGGACAACATAAGTTCCACTATCATTGGTAAAGTACATAAGTAATATAAGATTTTTGGAGATAAACATGGGCCTCATAAATCAGAAGGgtaataaacaaacaaataagtTTGTATAGATTTCCACTGAAGAGGGGAAGGTATTGAATCATCAGGCTTTCAgttagaataaaaaattcagaGATTCAATCCAAATCACTCTGAAGAAGATGACACACCTGAAGGCCCCCGATGGCTGTTTCATCCGCAACATGAATGTGCGCATATTATCTCTGGAACATTACAGAGCTATTATATCAGATCACTTTAAGATAATCATGAAAAAATACCACTGAAAAGGTGAGCCAATATATAGTATGACTAACCACCTATTAATTGATGACAAGGCCCTCTGACCACCCAAAGTAAGAAGTGAATTTACAGCACCATAAGTTGTTGCAAGATGAGGTATCTGAGGTACATGCATGTCAGTAAAAGACATAAATGAAAGAACCAATAATTAAGATCTAATCTTTACCTACccaaaaggaaataataatcTGTTAAAAAGATCATAAAGAAGTGATCTGTTTGTAATGGTAATCAGCTAATATATAATGTTGATGTACATGAAATAAGTCAAAAGCTCAAACAAGATGACCTATAATACCAGCCTATCCACAGAGAGGAGGCCATACACCAGAATTCCACTGAGAAAATATGGAAGACATCAGCAGGGTATTATGAGTGACTTAATCCCATTGCTTTCcctttaatattatatatataatgggaGAGATGATGTTTGTTCAAAGATTAAACGAAGAATATTTCTCCTATACTTAGGCCTACAGACAGTCAGAGACCACCTTCAACAATGGACTCAAGTAGTTACTCCCAATCAAAAGACTGGAGAAGTTAAGAGCACTCAACCAAGCCACCTTCAATCAGAACCAGGTTCATACTGTTAACTTAACCAATTTAAGATGTCCTTGAATAGCTTAAGTCTCAGTTGCACTTGGATTCACAAACCCAATAGGATTGGAAAAGGATCCAACAATTCCTCCATAGTTAATATGAGACACACCACTCATTCAGCGGGAAGGCCCTGAACACATCCAGATGCTTTGACTTGCTAACAAAGATTTTCTTCGAATTCCCAAGacaattcaaaatttcaaccccCTGAATTTGTTTAGAACAAGAGACCCCCAACCATCACCAGAGAGTATTTCAAATCTTGTGGGGTGACgaacaattttttccaaatgtCCTTTACATTGTCCTTCTACTTTTTCAATTATCCTACTATTGTTGTATTTCTCTCTCTCGCAAGTCGCAAAtcccttctttcccttctcctcCCTCTATATACATGTAGCAAGAGAAATAATATAGACAGAAATTCTATCCAAAATAACAtgtagagatagagagagaaagaaagggacAACTGGAATTTGGGAAAGAGAAAAATGTGATAGGAAGTAAATTGAGAATAAGCatatgagaaaagagagaatgaagTGAGAGTTGTGGCACATAAACGCATGGTTCATGGTTTCGACTGATACcgtcgaaatttcccacattttcACGGTATCCCAGGACtccgataccaaataccatgtgacttttaaaagtcactggttTCGACCAGTATCGACCAAAATTCCCAATTTCGGtcaaaatgtgggaattttttaGTAGACCGATGGGTTCGACCATTTGGGTTGAACCAGCctttataaaaccttcttaaatgggaaGCCAAGCTTTtctcatttcaaaatttcgaccctCTCTCCATATTTCTTCTTTGTGAAGTGAGAAACTTGAGAAAACACTCAATATTTCGCCCTTGtgccatcaaatcttcattctaagcttggatTTTACACATTCATAGCtaatctacctaaggaagggagcTTGGACCAAGAAAGTAAATCCCATATTCcccaaaaacccttttttttttttttaattttttttttttggcactacttggaattgagtgttgagtgttgagagttgagagttgagagttgagagttgagagttgagagttgCGACTTGAGAGAttaactcacaattatgtaatattattatttattttcctttacattatgttttgtttgttttaaacttttaatcatgtatttcacatttttagttagtaacttatatTTGTACTTTATGTAGTATAATTTCAATCTACGACTTAAcgtacattagcaaactttggtcaacaTCACATgtatgactttaggtgtttttcCTCTGAAACTAAATATGTGAATGGGTTAGAAAAGTCTAAAATAAGTCGTACacaaaaaacaggaaaaaaaaaaacacattttccgggtcaaaaccaaagtttccaccaaactgGGAAATTTCcctggtttcctcgaaatttatCAGATTTCAaacgaaatttcggtctccccaagggtcgaaaccagTTATTTTGAACCTTGCATAAAGGTGGTTTATTCCAACATAAATGTTCTTAACAAAGACAATGACACGAGGATTAGTTTGCCAAAGAGCAGATATATACTTGCCTGTCCAGGCCCACCAGCATATCCACCACATGGATCCTGCATGAATATAACAAGACAAAGCAGAGCTTAAAAATGTCatatataaaatgatgaaaaacacAAATTTTTGGCTTATACCCAGAACAACAACTAATGCCATGATATTCAACAAATTGTAGTTAGAGTTTTTGCAATTAAAATCAACAGGCATACATGAGGTAAAAGATGACGCCTGAAACATCATGCTGAGTAACACAAGAATTTTGATCCCATAACTCAATTGTAGCAATTAACTAAGATATAAAATAACCAAGACATTTCAAGTCTCATACAGAACCCAAACATGGTGGGACTTCCAGACCTGAACCACATCACAAAACTCTCAAATTTTCTCATCAAGCAGTTCTGTTTGAATTTGCCACAAACTCGAGCAACTAAAATACCTATTGTCATTAAGCTACTcctaatgcaaaaaaaaattacagttaAGAACTTCTTGAGCCACTCCTAGTGCTAATATAAGAAACTAAAGAAGTCAAGAGATTTTAATTAGATCTAATAAAAAATTGGCAGCTAATACTAAATCCTAACTAACAGCTGATGACGTTGGCCTCAAAATCTTCAGGTAAAACTTACATGCTACAACAGTCCCAATTGCTTTCTAATTCAATTAATTAAGTAGTTTGCACATAAGACTCCTCTAGAATCAGAATACTATAGCCATTGAGGCAACACAAGAACCGATTAATAAGGATGGTCAACAAAAAGCTCACAAATTTTCACTGATCAGATCTGTCTTTTTCTCTCCACCCCCACCACCCTAACAGAAAAAATGATATCAGTCTTCTCACTTCAACTTTGGAGACATCTGGAAACCCAGATCACAAACCCCCAAGCAGATGCGCTAGACAAGAAGGGAATAGGCAGGATTCAAATGATTAGATATTATTTGTTTGCTTAATGTGCTGGTTTTAACCTCCAGTTGGTGGCTCTGGCCTTTCCCCCTTCACCTCCCTCCCACCACTCACACTAATGAATTGGTGGACTTggttagaaagagaaaataataacaatttCACAGCCAGGCTCACCATTGTTCATTATTAAATCTATTCTTcttctaccccccccccccctccttcaAAGCAAATATGTTCAAATTAACCTCCAGTTATTGGCTCTAGCCTTTCCCCCTTCACCTTCCTCCCTCACTCACACTAATGAATCGGTGGATTTGGTTAGATTCAAGAATAACACTTTCACAGCCAGGCTCACAATTTTTCATTATTAAATCTATCCTTTCTTctacccctcccccacccccccctcaAAGCAAATATGTTCAAATTAACCACTATTACCTTGCTTCCATTTCGTACACATCTCATTCAGACCACTTCCATGCAGATGTGCTAGCAATGGAGAGAGTAGCCTGCGGTTATAGATCCAACATTACTTTCTTGATTTGGTTTCTTCAACGCATGCTCTTATCCAGCAGTTGGCAACTTTATTTCTCTGAGGCTCAGGAGTTCTCTTCCTGATGCCAATATATTCTATTCCAACAGTACCATCGCAAGAAGGGAGAAACTAGGCCTAGACCAAGTTCAGTTGGTTCAATCCAGACCTCCCCTCCAGTCCTACATATTCTATCCCAAGTTTTCAGTTTAACTCCAGTAAAGATGGGTCAAGAGTAATTAATGCATGTGTGCTGAAAAAGATATCAATCAATTCCAGCCCAACTGCCCAAGATTTAGTCAAGTTGTTTAAAGAGTAATAATATGTgctgaaaaagaaaagcattaaCTAATTAGTTGTAATTGGTATCTCAAGCAGTGAAGTTTTATTTCAGTTAATAGGTCAGTTTCTTTGTTAGTTGTGAAAGACCTTGAAAATGTAAACTTCATTAATTGGTCAAAAAGTCTAGGAGGAAGTCCCCATAAGAGTTTAGAACCCTTGTATCCACTCTATAAAAGGAGTGGCATGTAAGCTAGCTAATGGAATAACATAATTTGAATGAAATCTTGGCTTCGCACACATAACTGTGAGATACAGAGTTGCTTGGTGATATCCTTGTTTTGGGTTGATTCTAACCAGCACTTTGGTGAGAAGCCTTGTTCATGTCCCTCTTATCTTTTCATTCTTCCTGTAATTTTTTGGAGTCATTCACATATTTGTTCCGAAAGGTGTTTGGTTGCTGATCATAAGGAACAAACAGTGCATAATTCGGTGTtagttttattttctcactTCCCTACGATCCTATCTAGTAAAAATTCTGATTCTGTCACCAGACCTcatcatttggtatcagagtgcaTCGAGCGAAGTTCAAATAACCCCAGTCTACCACCCAAAAATCTTCAACTTGCTGATCTGATGACAACACAATTCAAGGAACTGACTACTCACTTAATGATCACGATGTTTGAAATGATATTTCAAAACCTAAAAGCACTTAGCTATATTGCATAGGAGAGGCCAAACCCCAAAAATAAGCATATGAGAAATTAATTTCTACAATACTAATGCTTCAGTACTCCATAATTCACCCAGAAATACTACAAATATACAGTTGTAATGTTAGTTAATTATATGAATGCTGACGTAGCTTCTCCTTTACAGCCATTCTGGTCGAGCGTCGTGGTTGGGAGCACAAACCACTCCCAATATGGATCAATTTCTCATTCAGTACAGAGATAGAAATCAACGGTAGCAAGAAAATTTAATTCTAAATCAAgtcaaagaaaaatagaatttcaAATCATAATCAAGTAATAAGAATGCAGCTTCGAACTTCTAACCTGACAACGATTGAGAAAGTCAATAGAATTGTTCTCCAATTCAGAGTCAACGGAGTCTCCCAATAAAGCAATTGAGTGAAGGATCCAATAACAGAGCCACGGTCGGCTATAACCAAGTTTTATTGTATTCATTAGTATGAAAATAAGGAAAACTCAGTGAATGCAATACTCCTATATATGGAAAAGTTGCAACAACTAAAGCAGGTAAACATAAAATTTCTGAAGATAACTTAGTTGATTTTTTAAGATGAAATTGGCTATTTTGTTTAATAAATGAATTTATCTGAAATGTTATTTCCTATTCATGTCTTAAAAGTACAAGGGCTTCATAATGGGTTAAATAAAAGCACAAGTTACATTAGACTGGGACAAGCAAACTTATGTGAATATGTACACATGCTACAGCATGCAACCTTTGCATTCCTTCCATGATACAACTTCCCCTCTAGCAACTAAACCAAaagattgaaaaataaaaaccatacTTCATGCGTTTTCTCTTCAACAGTATCAATGGAAAACTGGATATCATGTCATCATTGCAGCAAGCCCATAAGGTGGGAGACAGATCAGCAAGATTAACAGCAGACTACAAATTATTTCATACTTGGAAACAAGATGAATCATAGTTATACAGGTTCAACAGAATCCACCAATATAACTGGAGCAACGCATAAGTGAGTGAAAGATATAATTTCACTTAATATTAAATTCATACcaatacaaaaaatattttcctttctattaaaatttttaaCCATTATTTGTATTGGAGATCTTAGGGGCCATTGCATACAGCAATGGTAAGAGATTCGGACTGGCAGGGAAAATGCCCAGGTTCCAGTCTTGAGGGCAACCACTTTGcgcaaaaaatccaaaaattagAACCAACTCCAAACTCACCCCTCCCAAGACCCAACATAGGAAGGATCAGCACTAGGTAATGGCCCTTTTATTTGTATCGGAAAATCTAGTTTGAAATCCAATGGAAGCATGAGCAAATACAAATTACAAAGCCTGCTCCAAACTTTAAACAGATATTCTCTCCACATCAACCTGAGTTTCTCGTGTGCCTCACCGaaactatgaaataaaaaaactacaGGAGAACTCTATTCATTGCACAATTGAAAATGAATGCTAAATCGACGATGCATCACATGTGAGATTGTTTCATCCACTTACACTAACAAGGAAACTAGATTATGAACGGTAAATctcaactgaaaataaacaattaaaCATGTATTCAGATCCCAAAACAGTATGTTAAAtaaacaagaaagatgaaatacTTCGCGTCCAACACACAGTAGCTAGGTCCAAGTCGTCCAAGACCTTTGGTGACAAAATCCAGGTGCTTATCACGACGAAGCTCCGACCTATCGAGTAGATCAACAGAACCAATAgttacaagaaaagaaaaagcataaTCTCTCGAAGAAGGACAAGATCGATACTCgaaagaaaccctagaaaatatgaaatcataagaaaatttaCATTATAGTTTGGGCATGGTGAGGAACACTACTGAAGAGTTGATAAATATCGGAAACCTTCGCTTCCACTTCCCACTGCTCGCGCTGAGTTACTGTTGGTCGCAGCCTCTCCGTCTCCATGACTCCGACACTGATGAACTGAGATTACGCTTTTCTTTTCGCTTTATATATATGTGCAGTTGGGTACCCGTACTCTCATAGACTAACTTTCTGATAGACGGAAAATCGGCCCTCTTTAGTGCGCGATGTTACCGTTGCAGAAAAAAGAACAGTGGTTGTGAGTCTGTGAGTGAAGTCACTGAACTGAACCGACGCAAAGTCGCAGACACGAACTGCCGGATGGCGAATGGAC
Protein-coding sequences here:
- the LOC122076889 gene encoding protein farnesyltransferase subunit beta isoform X1; translated protein: METERLRPTVTQREQWEVEAKVSDIYQLFSSVPHHAQTIMSELRRDKHLDFVTKGLGRLGPSYCVLDANRPWLCYWILHSIALLGDSVDSELENNSIDFLNRCQDPCGGYAGGPGQIPHLATTYGAVNSLLTLGGQRALSSINRDNMRTFMLRMKQPSGAFRMHDAGEIDVRACYTAISVASVLKILDYELVQNVGDYILSCQTYEGGIAGEPGSEAHGGYTFCGLAAMILINESDRLDLPSLINWVAFRQGVECGFQGRANKLVDGCYSFWQGGVFALIRRLHSLIDQQLRPSEVGEGNLTSGNIKTAASSTLSKQVCGLELTSSDDDETSHFGGGADAELSDIGYYFVKGRAELEPLFHSIALQQYILLCSQVQEGGFRDKPGKHRDYYHTCYCLCGLSVCQYSWSKLADSSPLPRSLFGPYSNLLEPIHPLYNIVLDKYEEAHDFFSRS
- the LOC122076889 gene encoding protein farnesyltransferase subunit beta isoform X2 — protein: METERLRPTVTQREQWEVEAKVSDIYQLFSSVPHHAQTIMSELRRDKHLDFVTKGLGRLGPSYCVLDANRPWLCYWILHSIALLGDSVDSELENNSIDFLNRCQDPCGGYAGGPGQIPHLATTYGAVNSLLTLGGQRALSSINRDNMRTFMLRMKQPSGAFRMHDAGEIDVRACYTAISVASVLKILDYELVQNVGDYILSCQTYEGGIAGEPGSEAHGGYTFCGLAAMILINESDRLDLPSLINWVAFRQGVECGFQGRANKLVDGCYSFWQGGVFALIRRLHSLIDQQLRPSEVGEGNLTSGNIKTAASSTLSKQVCGLELTSSDDDETSHFGGGELSDIGYYFVKGRAELEPLFHSIALQQYILLCSQVQEGGFRDKPGKHRDYYHTCYCLCGLSVCQYSWSKLADSSPLPRSLFGPYSNLLEPIHPLYNIVLDKYEEAHDFFSRS